The genomic interval GTCGGATCCATTGCCAACGCGATCGATCAGTCGGGTAGCGGCGCGATCGCGCACGTCAAAGCCTCCGTGTTGGGCGGAGACACCCAAGCCGTCGCAAACGTCGTTGGAAACCAAAGCGATGTGGACGTGGGGCTCGCTGCCAATCGATCGGTCGCCGGCGATGTCCAAGTCATCGTGAACGCGCGAGTTGCGATGGATCCTGATGAGCTGCAGACGATCTGCGAACAAAGCGTTCAGTCGGTCGCCCAACGTCACGGCGTTTCGCTCAATCCTGTATCCGCTCGCTCTCTGCGTCCAGGCCGCCCCACGCCGACACACCGCGTGACCGGAACGGTGTGATGACGGTGACGCGTTCTTTGCAGAGCCGAACTGTCAGTGGAATGATCTTTCGCTGGTTGGTGGGTGCGGTGATCGGAACAACGATCATCGGGCTGACTTCGCCGTGGTTCATTCGCAGCTATCTGCCACTGTCGGCCAGCGCGGAGCGAGGTGTTTGGGTGTTGGAACCGGGCCAAACCTATCGTTGGCGGAGCGAAGGTTACGCGGACACGATGATTGGTCCGATGGGAATGCCCGGGCGACGCTCGATTGCTCCGGTTCAGCGGAACAGTTCCCGGTCGTTACGTGTTGCATTGTGGGGCGATTCGCAAGCCGAAGGCGTTTCCGTCACCGACCAGAACAAGCTATTCGCTGCAATCGAGCAAGCCAGCAACGGCAATGCGGTTGCTTTTCCGTTGGCCCGCAGTGGGGAAAATGCCGCAGATTGGGTCACTCAGATGCCGCGAGTCGAAACCGCGTTGGGAATCGAGCTGCATCTTTTATTGATTGTTGACCTGGAGGATTTGATTTCAGCAACAGAGGCTCCCTTGCCGCCACCGAGTGAGCAGGATGCCGTTGCGGCCAAGAACGCGTTGGCCAAACGCTTGCCAGCGTTTGTGATCCAAGCCGCTCGAAACCTGCTGACGCAAAGCGACGGGATGACACCGCGTGAGCTGCGGTTCGCGATCGGGCCTCCTGAGGCGACACCTGATGCCGTTGACGCAAAAGAGCCCGGTGATGCAATTGAATCAATGACAGACGCTTCGCAATCAACCGTTGACTGGGCTTCGGTACTCAAAGCGATCGATGATGCGACGACGTTGCCGATCGCAGTGGTCTACGCACCCAAGGTGCCCATGATTGTGTCAGGTCGAATCGTTCGGCAGAGCGACACGGCGGACGAATTCGAAACGATGAAACAAGTCGCAGCATCCAGGGGCATCCACGTGATTGACGTGCGAAATCGTTTGCTGGAGTCCGCTGACGCAGGTCGCTGGCCTCATGGTTTTCACAACGGTCAGTTTGGATCGGGGCATCTCAATGCGGATGGAAACCGCGTGATCGCGGAGTCGCTCAATGAGTTTTTAATGCTAATGCGTGAACGTCCGGAGCCTGACTGAGGTTTGAAATGATCCGCACACTCAATCTGCTCAATTTCTAAGTTACGCCTGCTGCGTCGTCTGATTCCGACATGGTTGTGTTGAGCCCTAAATGTTGATTGGCATGTCGCGGGCGGTCTGTTAATTCCCTGCGTAATGGGATTCGCCAGAAATCCCTCACACCATGCTACATCTACACGCCAGATTCCCGTTCTGTTTATGATCGATCAGAAAGGCAACGACATGCTGATTAGCAAACAACCAGCTGCCAACGCAGCTGGTGGCCCCCAGTGAGCCTCAGGCGCTAGCCGTGGGCTGGCAAAACGTTGGGGTTGTGTGTTTTTGGGTTTGCGCAGGTTTATGTCCCTACTGCCGGCGCAGCTGGTGGCCCCAGTGAGCCTCAGGCGCTAGCCGTGGGCCTGAGCCGGATTGTGGTGCCGGCCCACGGCTAGCGCCTGAGGCTCACTTTGATTGCCATGCATGGAACAAAAACCTGGACTGAAAAAACAATGTCAACACCAACCTTTTGCCAGCCCAGCGCTAGCCGTGGGCCTGAGACGGATCGTGGTGCCGGCCAACGCAGCTGGTGGCCCACAGTGAGCCTCAGACGCTAGCCGTGGGCCTGAGACGGATCGTGGTGCCGGCCAACGCAGCTGGTTGGCCCCCAGTGAGCCTCAGGCGCTAGCCGTGGGCCTGAGGCGGATTGTGGTGCCGGCCGGCGCAGCTGGTGGCCCACAGTGAGCCTCAGGCGCTAGCCGTGGGCCTGAGGCGGATCGTGGTGCCGGCCAACGCAGCTGGTGCCCCCCAGTGAGCCTCAGGCGCTAGCCGTGGGCCTGAGGCGGATTGTGGTGCCGGCCAACGCAGCTGGTGGCCCCCAGTGAGCCTCAGGCGCTAGCCGTGGGCCTGAGGCGGATTGTGGTGCCGGCCCACGGCTAGCGCCTGAGGCTCACTTTGATTGCGATGCATGGAACAAGAACATGGACTGAAAAACAATGTCAACACCAAACTTTGAGCAGTCCAGTGAGTCGCGTGAATAATCCGGCGTCGTGCGTCGTATGTTAGCCAATAGTGGCCGAACGACGTTGCTGCGGGACAAGCGTGCGTTCGGTGCTTCGATGGAACCTCTAAATCTTGGACACCAGCAAGTTAGGCGTCCCCGGAAGGTCCATAGTCTCAATCTCCGTCATCGCATCAGCCATGACTTCGCGGACACCTGGGTCGGAGAAAACCGGTGCGGTGACCAACGTTTGGTTTCCTGCACGTTGTGGGAGCGCAAGCACAGCACGGACGGTGCTGCCGAAATAGTCCAGTCGGTTGTTCTGTGTGGTCACCAACGTCGGGCCGCAGTGGACGCCGATGCCGAAACTCAGTTGCCTCGAATCGCCTTCTTGAACAGCAGCACGCATGTGACGTGCCGCCAGTAAGGCCTGATCTCGCGACGGAAAGACAGCCAGCAGGCTCTCCCCGATCGTTTTGACCACGTTGCCGCCATTGCTCACCACGACCTCAGAGATCAGTTTCAGGTGACCATTGACCATCCGGTATACCGCTTCGTCGCTGAGGCTGTCATACAGTCGATCGGTTTCGTTGAGAGTCGTGGCGACAAAACTCATCGTTTCGCTTGAGATCGGATTGTCGGCGGCAAAGGTCTGACGCGGAAACAGTTTTTGGAACAATGGATTGGCCGTCGCCATCGTTGCGGTCACGACATCATCACGTGGAATCATGCGTTCGATCCGTACCACATGCAGCGTGGACAGATCGTTCATCAGGGTGATGCACTGGCTGCCGCTGCGAAGTTTGATCGTGTGGTCCGCTGAACCAAAACGCGAAAAAACGAACTCTGCGGACGACGGCGACGCGGCGTCTTGCACTTTGATCATCTGAGTCCTGGGCAACCGTGGACCACGGATCAAGTAATCGCCAATGGGCAGGTCCAAAGTCGTCTGCAAACACTCGCCGGCGGCGACACGCAACTGGGCAACGACGTGCGGGGAGTGTTCTGGACCTCCGATGCAGTATTGTCCTGTGTTGGCGTCCCGAATCTCTGCGTGAACGCGAAACACCATCTCGATCGCATCTCCCAGATTGGATCGAAAGTCCACATCACATGCTTGGCAATGCGTGTGAGATTCGATGTCGGAAAGCTCGCTGCCACGTGATGCCGGAGCACGGCAGGTCGGGCACAGTACATCCCAGCCCAATGTCAAAATCCCATGTGCGGCACTCAACAAACAGGCATCGATCATGTCCGCCCCATCGACCTTCAATCGATCGGCGGCTGCGAGCGGACGGATTTGCGCAAGTTCTTGCTCGGACCATTGCGTGACCATTGTCGTCAACGCGTCCACGACACTTGCAGAAACACCTTGTTCGGACAACAAATCCATTCGCTGTCTCAGCCGTGACTGTCGCTTCGGCTTCAGCGGCGTGACCTTCTTGAAAGCGTCTTTTCCTTCGGTGGTGGTTAGTCGGCCTTGGATGGCACGGTCCATGCGATCATAGACACGGGCCAGGTTGCGAAAACCTTTCCAGTCCGCTTCCACTGTGGTCAGAATGCGACCGATTAGGTTTCTTGGTTCGATTTGCACTCGATGGGAAAGCTCGGTTCCGCCATCAGCGGTCGGCTGCAGTGTGACGGTACTGAGAAACCACTTGAACGGCCCAGTTTCAAACTCTCGCAAGATCCCCATCCGCTTTCCTTCGATCCACTCAAAGGGGTGTTCCTCCCAAGCGATACGGATCCCGCTAAGCGTGAACTCGCCAAACTTTCGCGTGCCAAGCTCTGGGTCCTGTTCGGTTCGATACTCAACAGAGGGCAGCCCGATCGCCTCGTTCAATCGTTCCGTGTTGGAAACCAAGGGCCACAGGTCGGCGGGTTTGCTCTTGAGCTGCCAACTCACGGTCTTGCTCCATAGTTTCCCTACGTCATGATCGGGCATGCGAGGATGGGCTTCGATATCGCTGGACTGCCCACGCGTGATCTCTCGAATCGCGGTGAGCAATTGAGAGGCATCTCCGAATCGATCCGCCGGCTTCTTTTGCAGGCAGCGATGGACGATCCGCGCCGCACCGTCCGTGACTCTTGCGTTGCGTTGTTGGATCGGCGTCGGCGCATCGAAGCAATGCATGCCCGCCAGTCGCATCAGATCGTCTGATACGAAGGGCACGTCACCGGTCAACAATTCATAGAATGTAATACCAAGTGAATAGACGTCGGCCGAGGGATCGAAAGATTTTTGCGCGCGACACTGCTCGGGCGACATGTACCGCGGTGTCCCGATGACCGCGCCGGCTTTGGTAACCTCCATCGACTCCGATTGCTCCGCATGCCGGGCGATGCCAAAGTCGGTCAGCTTGAGTGTAAAGTCCTCCAGGGGCAGGGTCTCAATCCGCAATCCGTCCGGGATATCCTGCTCGCGGAGTTTTAGCAAGACGTTCTCTGGTTTGAGATCGCGGTGAATCACGCCACGTGCGTGTGCGTCGACCAACGCATGCGAAAGATCCTCCATGATCCGCAGTGCGGTTGACTCGTCAATCGGTTGATGATGGGCCAACCAGTCTTTGAGGTTCACTCCTTCGATGAACTCCATCGCCAAGTAATGCGTCTCTCCTTCGTGCCCCACATCAATCAGTTTTGTGACGTGTTCATTCTCGGCATCCGCCAGCAAACGTGCTTCTTTGCGGAATCTGCGAATCG from Stieleria varia carries:
- a CDS encoding SGNH/GDSL hydrolase family protein, which translates into the protein MTVTRSLQSRTVSGMIFRWLVGAVIGTTIIGLTSPWFIRSYLPLSASAERGVWVLEPGQTYRWRSEGYADTMIGPMGMPGRRSIAPVQRNSSRSLRVALWGDSQAEGVSVTDQNKLFAAIEQASNGNAVAFPLARSGENAADWVTQMPRVETALGIELHLLLIVDLEDLISATEAPLPPPSEQDAVAAKNALAKRLPAFVIQAARNLLTQSDGMTPRELRFAIGPPEATPDAVDAKEPGDAIESMTDASQSTVDWASVLKAIDDATTLPIAVVYAPKVPMIVSGRIVRQSDTADEFETMKQVAASRGIHVIDVRNRLLESADAGRWPHGFHNGQFGSGHLNADGNRVIAESLNEFLMLMRERPEPD
- a CDS encoding protein kinase domain-containing protein, giving the protein MFADQTAELPIQRLPAKPCQWSPLSVVPDAESLIGFDSDGRAQEWRMATFLRDEPSAMEQWNQRIALLDLASHFAIRQVVENGLVHSPPWLKLGIATNVDLQQDRLANRLQQLSKVERLTVAAIIVDALNAAHHVGLYHGALDIDAIWTSGNFESLVVQIDFCTFGSSPSGSLERFDADADLVSLQRLLRQLLDFVPRSHALKCLGGRDRVVLSKWLAERVSDDEHLPTLSQWQSILGAFLPQHEMLDDNSLDSTAETTGGLLNKNALAGRTHLLGRQPAARIKQESLEGVCLGRFRLLESIGEGGMGVVYRAVDQSNQQTVAVKVLRLSGSDAAHSIRRFRKEARLLADAENEHVTKLIDVGHEGETHYLAMEFIEGVNLKDWLAHHQPIDESTALRIMEDLSHALVDAHARGVIHRDLKPENVLLKLREQDIPDGLRIETLPLEDFTLKLTDFGIARHAEQSESMEVTKAGAVIGTPRYMSPEQCRAQKSFDPSADVYSLGITFYELLTGDVPFVSDDLMRLAGMHCFDAPTPIQQRNARVTDGAARIVHRCLQKKPADRFGDASQLLTAIREITRGQSSDIEAHPRMPDHDVGKLWSKTVSWQLKSKPADLWPLVSNTERLNEAIGLPSVEYRTEQDPELGTRKFGEFTLSGIRIAWEEHPFEWIEGKRMGILREFETGPFKWFLSTVTLQPTADGGTELSHRVQIEPRNLIGRILTTVEADWKGFRNLARVYDRMDRAIQGRLTTTEGKDAFKKVTPLKPKRQSRLRQRMDLLSEQGVSASVVDALTTMVTQWSEQELAQIRPLAAADRLKVDGADMIDACLLSAAHGILTLGWDVLCPTCRAPASRGSELSDIESHTHCQACDVDFRSNLGDAIEMVFRVHAEIRDANTGQYCIGGPEHSPHVVAQLRVAAGECLQTTLDLPIGDYLIRGPRLPRTQMIKVQDAASPSSAEFVFSRFGSADHTIKLRSGSQCITLMNDLSTLHVVRIERMIPRDDVVTATMATANPLFQKLFPRQTFAADNPISSETMSFVATTLNETDRLYDSLSDEAVYRMVNGHLKLISEVVVSNGGNVVKTIGESLLAVFPSRDQALLAARHMRAAVQEGDSRQLSFGIGVHCGPTLVTTQNNRLDYFGSTVRAVLALPQRAGNQTLVTAPVFSDPGVREVMADAMTEIETMDLPGTPNLLVSKI